AAACAGTAGAGGGACCAAATTAGGATTTTGTACCTAAAAGACAGGCTACCTCTGTCGCATGGACATGGTTTAAGGATGAAAAGTCTGACAGAACAGAAACTGAATTTACCAAATATGCAGCAGATCCGTTCCTTCAACTGATCAAACGCTGCTAGCTCTCTTATCACCAACAGCACAATAATGTGAAATAGTACAGAGAGGCTTTGCCCTAGAGCTGTAAAGTAAGGTTGAGTGCTAAATACAAACCCCAGACTCAAGGCTTTGGCCTGCGACAGATAATATGGCAAAGAATAATGAAGAAGTAAAGAGCTAACAGCTGGTTTTACAATATACGTTTGCAAAGACATTGACCccatttatttgtctgaaaaaacTGGCACACGATACACATATGTTATCTGGATATGAGgttttgcttttgttctacAACCCTCAGAGACTGTGGTGCAAGATGCAACTAAATAATATGGTCCAATAGTACACTTTACATATTGTATAGCAATCCCATGCGTCAAACTTGTCAACTAGAGTATAATGCATTCTATATTTgagaaataaatggaaaatcCCACTTCCATTGAAGTTATGGCACCAATAAGTTTGATCTAAAAAGATTTACTCACGCTGTCGCAGTGCAGAGCAGTTCAGCAGGTTTACTCTCCGTCTGGGAACACTCAGACTTTCTTCCAGGTACTGGAATCTtctgtaaataaagtaaaaatttgaatagaacaaaatacacaatcacttatgtaaaaaaaataagaaactctCCACCACTCAGTGAGGCTTCCAGCTATGACAAGAGCTGAGTCATTATCTCATCCCTCTTGTTTTCCACTGGTGAAAAGACTCAAGCTGAGGGTGTGTCATTATGTACAAACAAGGATTGATATTTGACTTGGCTTTCTCCTTGTGCCTTTCACTAAAGTGAGTATATTTGTTTTAACGAGAAGTAAATCTCTGGGGCTTGGTACAGTTGCAACTTTTAAGTGATCAAAACAAGGGTGAAGCCAAGAGACGcctcatttaaaacattaaaaaaataatattattccAATGAAATGTTTGCTGAAGTAATTTGGAGATTAGAAAATGAACCTGACTTTGTGCCTCACCTGTCCATACATGTCAGCTGAAGGAGAGGATCTGGATCTCTCGTGCAAACAGGTGGTTTTAGTTCTCTCCTCTGGCCCTGGATCCAGGATGTTATCAGCTGAGTGGTACCTTCCAGAGGCTCTGGTTTCCGCTGGTTTCTTCTGTGTATTCCACCTCGCCTCGTACTCTGCAAAGGTGCCCAGTCGTTGCTGGTCGAGGACAGACGGTTTGTGAGCAGGGTAAGGAGCTCTCTGGGCCTCCTCAACATACTCTCTGCTGATCcctttcactgtgtctcctgCTGAAATGATGGAGGAGATATCTTGGCCTTGGTTGAGCGTCTGGCTTTGAAGGGGCATGTGATTGGGGAGCCCTGGTCTCCCACTTTCTTTGAAGAGCTTCTGTCGGTCTAGTGAGGAGCTTGTATTCTCATTGCAAGGAAGGTCTTCCTTCACCCCAACTTCATGGATTTTGTCGGGCTCAGAGAAAGACCGTACCTTCTTTTCTGCAGTAAAACGCTTCCGGCCTCCAATACGAGTTACCTGACCAGCAGCAGGCCCCGGTTGAGATATTACTGATTCCGTAACAGTTGGCAAAGGGGGGACATCTTTACGGGACAGTGCTGAGGATGGGTAGTTTGGTAAAGCCTCTGCTGCAGGGTTCTCGGCTAAGACAGGCTCCAGGTCTTTCCTCCTGAATGATGTAGCCTTGAGCACCCTCGCCTGTGCTTCCTTCAGATGATCCTTGTAGGTGTTGGTGAAGGAACCGTCTGCAGAAGTTGGAGTGGTGCTTTCAGTGGACTTCCAGATGTCCTGCTCTTCTTCAGTCTCCCCCTCAGCACTGGGAAGAATGGCTGCACTCTTACTTTTCTGCAGCTTGGCTCTCCTCATTTGGATTTCATTCCTTAATGTCGTGGCAAAACGTTCGTTGCGCTTCACCTGCTTGCCTTCAGGAGACTCCTCTGTGAACGTGTCTCTTGTTTTCTCGTTTTGGTTTGCTGCATCCATGGACAGAGAGTGCAGCATGGGGGTGGCATGGGGGCTGATTTTATTGTTCGCTTGACCATGATATCTGATGTCCTGAGGTATTTCTCTGTGTTGTAATGGGAGAGACCTTCTCTGATCAGATTGTCTGGTAGGAGGGTAACTTATGAACTGAGGTTCTGCACTTAGTGTGTTGTGTCCTCTCTGACTTCCCCTCTCATCAGAGCTGGGATTGGCTACAGAAGTTTCTAGCACAGTGGTAACTTGGTGCTTGCTATATCCGTTATTATCTTTATTGTGTGAAGAGTGTTGTTGGGGCAGGTGATACTTCACTTTGCTGACTGTCTGTGGGCTAAGAGATTTACGCTCAGTTGCACTATGTGCCAGGTCTGCTCCGGTAACACTCCTCCTGTCGTCTGGTTTTCCTAACATCAGCTGGGCGTTAGGCTGCGTGGGCTGGCATGTTGTGACACAGTAGTATCGACTAAGTGCACTGCTGTCAGTGATCTGCTCATTGGTTGAAGTAGACAGTGAGGCGCCTAAGTTCCTTCTCTGGTTCTGACCAAACTGTTGTGCAGACGTGTTAGTAGGCAGTTCTTGCATGCTACAATGGTAGCCACCTACGTTCTGTGGCTTTGGTGCGGACGTAGCCCAGGGCTGAgagtaaaaagtgcttttgtcACTATGGTGTCTCTGATGGTGAGGCTGGCCTTGCCGAACATCACTGCTGGACAGGGAGTACTGCTTGTTTGAGCTGAACtggttttggtttgatttgtcAGATGAAGGGTAAAAACCATCGTTGTCATTTTTCAGAGTAAGGATGTGACTGCGGCGATTTTCAGAAGATGTCTTACAGGAGCCGTGTGAATTAGGTCCTTCAGGGTGGGCTACGACAAGCCCCCTCTCATGTACCTTAGTCGCAGCAAAACTGTCGCTGCGTGCAGGTGGAGGCGGTGGGGGAGGGGATGGAGACGCacccttctttttctctgggACGTGCCAGACTGGTCCATAGCTGATCCTGCTTGAAGTAGAATTGCGGGAGCCAGCCGGGTCCTCAATCTGTGGACCCTCAAAACCTGCGTTAACACCTGGCATCTGAAAGTACGTAAGCCTATCATCAGGTTTGCCAACTTCAGTCAGGCTGTGGCTGTTTCTACTATTGCTGTGATTGTTGTGCTTTCCTCCTGCATCCCACTGGCTCACTTTATAGTGCATGTTCTCTGTTGAGGCAGCGTTGCTCTTTGAGAGGGTGTAGTCTGGTGTGCCAGAGCTGGTGGAGAAGGAGCTGTAGGCTGagtctcttttccctcctcccaGGTGCTCCATACTGTTATTGGACTTGGCAGGGGACAGCTGACCGGCAGGGTACGGGTGGGACACATGCTCTAGACTGTCCATGCTCCCAAGAGAGCTGAACTGGTCGGACACTCGGCGCAGGTTTGTCTGCTCCCAGGCAGAGGAAAGATCAGTGGAGGATGAGCTAGAagttgaagaaaatgaaaatgtgaaaatacaaaacaaactgcATGGTAGCTGTTGGTTATCAGGTTATAAATTATAGCCTACGTTATAGTTTCATGGCAGATACAATTGTatgtaattaattattaacaCATCTAATCAACTGGAGATTACAGAAAATACTTAAAATCAAAGCATGAGTTAAATTAAAACGCatcttttagttttctttatactgtacatacataaTTATACGTTTACATAGGGTATAGAATCCTAACTATCCATTAATTTAACCTTCATCCAATCATTTTAACCAATGCAATAGACAATTTCCCTGGCATTTCCACATCATCCTTTACAGCCCACTGGACACAACATCTTTTAATGGTTATTTTGGCAATAAGGAAGACAATTTaggaaaaaaaacctctttACAAACAAATTATAAAGTTTGATCGAACACAGACTCAAAGGCAAACTTTAAGATCCCGGTTACCTTGCATCATATCTGGTTTGCCAGACTGGCGTGGGCGGGGACTGTGTTTTGGCAGTCTCTGATTGGTTTTCGTTAAACTTGGTGGAGTGCCAGGAGTGAGGCCTGCTTATGGGTTCATTCCGCCTGTAGAGagggcaaagaaaaaaagaaaaaaagaccaaCTGGATTAGAGACCAACCCCTTATGGAAAACACTAGTTTGCTTCCATAGATGAATCCGGGTGACCAAAAGCTACAGATAGAGCTGTTGCTgcaactctgctgctgctccagaagGGATTATTTTTGTCTACTTTACTGCATCGAACCTATATAGAAACATTTTGTAGTGTTAACATTCACCAATGAATCTTGTTGTGGATGGTTTAAATCTACGTCTCGGCTTGAACACAAACTTTGTACAGGAGTTATGCATGTGACACATACCCTTTAAAGCGGTTCTTTCTGAATTGCATGTCAAGAGAAGGTAAACAGAATATATGagcatacaaaaataaatgacacaaaccaacATCAGATGTAAGACGTAAGATGGTGTTTAACATGCTTTACCAATGGGACGAACATTATTCATctaatgacacaaacaaagaggcATGCCAATGAGGGCAGGTTATAAACCataggagagggagaggtgcaGGGAGAGGAATGAAGATGATATTATTACTAGACCAATGATTGATGTGATTGTGGATACGGAGCAGACAGGATCGGAGGAGAGTTGAAAGGGGGAACAGGTACTAATGATTACGATGAAGCCACAGAACTGTACCTCATGGAACTTCTCAAAATCTTCGTGAGAAAGCTTCTTGCCACATGCACGTCATTCTCTGAGGGCATTTTCTGAGCTACAATATCCACCATTTTCATATTCCTaggcagcagggaggaggaacacacacacacacacacactaagtgCTCACCGACAATTGACTGGactcacaaaacaaaacaagagaaggAGCACCAGACATTAATGAGTTTTGGAGGTCAGTGTAGCAAAAATTCGAAGGATAAATGTTCTTAAACCAAAGCATTATCATAAACTGCTCTTAATTCACCAGATTATAATATGCAGTCTAGAACAATGTGCATGTTGGCTGATACATGATGTTATAGCTCCATCTCCTGGTTACAGTTATATCACTGCTGTTGTCACTTAACTAATTTTCATAAaagttgaaaatgaaataaacacctACTTGAATGACCTTATAAAAATAAGAATAGACTAGAATGAGTcacactgtgtttttcttctgtcatTAGGCTCATTAACAAAATGCTACAGAGCTGAGGTGAGCTGAGGTCTGTGCTCAGACTTTGCCATATGGTCCCAAGGGGGAACACAAATCCCAGCATGGGGTGGGGGATTTAGGAGAATAGAGAATCTCTTACACAGTCAGATCAGCCACCTCACCCCTCTGTCCAAGCTGTCGTCTACCTCGtagacagtctctctctctcgtgagCTCAAAACTGACATGGTTTCACAGCCACAAGGGACTTATTGTACTAACACCTGTAGTAATAgtaaaaatgtatgtgtgtgtgtgtgtacgtgtgtgtgtgtgtgtggggggggggggggtg
The nucleotide sequence above comes from Platichthys flesus chromosome 9, fPlaFle2.1, whole genome shotgun sequence. Encoded proteins:
- the shroom2a gene encoding protein Shroom2 isoform X1; protein product: MDAEGYTNDLTYTEAERLWHVMQKSGDLDQRSRDGEGWKLVDVFLSGGAPWGFTLRGGQEHREPLLITKVEEGSKAAAVCLQVGDELVNINEIPLTGYRQEAICLVKGSHRTLTLVVKRRNEPISRPHSWHSTKFNENQSETAKTQSPPTPVWQTRYDASSSSTDLSSAWEQTNLRRVSDQFSSLGSMDSLEHVSHPYPAGQLSPAKSNNSMEHLGGGKRDSAYSSFSTSSGTPDYTLSKSNAASTENMHYKVSQWDAGGKHNNHSNSRNSHSLTEVGKPDDRLTYFQMPGVNAGFEGPQIEDPAGSRNSTSSRISYGPVWHVPEKKKGASPSPPPPPPPARSDSFAATKVHERGLVVAHPEGPNSHGSCKTSSENRRSHILTLKNDNDGFYPSSDKSNQNQFSSNKQYSLSSSDVRQGQPHHQRHHSDKSTFYSQPWATSAPKPQNVGGYHCSMQELPTNTSAQQFGQNQRRNLGASLSTSTNEQITDSSALSRYYCVTTCQPTQPNAQLMLGKPDDRRSVTGADLAHSATERKSLSPQTVSKVKYHLPQQHSSHNKDNNGYSKHQVTTVLETSVANPSSDERGSQRGHNTLSAEPQFISYPPTRQSDQRRSLPLQHREIPQDIRYHGQANNKISPHATPMLHSLSMDAANQNEKTRDTFTEESPEGKQVKRNERFATTLRNEIQMRRAKLQKSKSAAILPSAEGETEEEQDIWKSTESTTPTSADGSFTNTYKDHLKEAQARVLKATSFRRKDLEPVLAENPAAEALPNYPSSALSRKDVPPLPTVTESVISQPGPAAGQVTRIGGRKRFTAEKKVRSFSEPDKIHEVGVKEDLPCNENTSSSLDRQKLFKESGRPGLPNHMPLQSQTLNQGQDISSIISAGDTVKGISREYVEEAQRAPYPAHKPSVLDQQRLGTFAEYEARWNTQKKPAETRASGRYHSADNILDPGPEERTKTTCLHERSRSSPSADMYGQKIPVPGRKSECSQTESKPAELLCTATAFSDRGPSDCKVREKTEEFEHYPAPPPPPMTGANPDCRHRAAPATENHRPTSLSHGVTECALPLPGDPSHNEPPSGARRKTPVLERPPPQRSPEVNTHESSTSSQSEVYTRCSPTTDSNSAFVPTHPAKRDSELGRGLVDKGQGAVHHLSTSNPKPASSPPASSYRSSGPTSMEGQRSPSPQFSPQKLSDRPPVSLHHEDSNRMENVIESQNPAVKKVPIRIVHSEGVTELEKSPYLQHSDPPTVEAEVPGVNRLNSLTAAGQDSVFCAFTRQTEPDRLPAAETDTKSHKDAYMTTIRDPISSSCQQPEPLADEPPSDGTAVITGVTEEQKREELARDIMGKDKSLADILDQSKMKTTMDLMEGIFPQGGQMLEEAHQRRKVPVKQSVTRPAEEREKEDNMAATVAMMTSSTYFSTSAPKAELLIKMKDMQEQQEEEESSEDELDIDLANKKQELIDSLSKKLQVLREARQSLQEDILDNNALGDEVEAQVQQVCKPNELDKFRMFVGDLDKVVSLLLSLSGRLARVENALNSLEEDTTAEEKRTLVEKRKLLIRQHEDAKELKENLDRRESVVYDILANYLQADSMTDYEHFVKMKSALIIEQRKLEDKIKLGDEQLKCLTDSLPIEQRLSF
- the shroom2a gene encoding protein Shroom2 isoform X2, with product MVEEGSKAAAVCLQVGDELVNINEIPLTGYRQEAICLVKGSHRTLTLVVKRRNEPISRPHSWHSTKFNENQSETAKTQSPPTPVWQTRYDASSSSTDLSSAWEQTNLRRVSDQFSSLGSMDSLEHVSHPYPAGQLSPAKSNNSMEHLGGGKRDSAYSSFSTSSGTPDYTLSKSNAASTENMHYKVSQWDAGGKHNNHSNSRNSHSLTEVGKPDDRLTYFQMPGVNAGFEGPQIEDPAGSRNSTSSRISYGPVWHVPEKKKGASPSPPPPPPPARSDSFAATKVHERGLVVAHPEGPNSHGSCKTSSENRRSHILTLKNDNDGFYPSSDKSNQNQFSSNKQYSLSSSDVRQGQPHHQRHHSDKSTFYSQPWATSAPKPQNVGGYHCSMQELPTNTSAQQFGQNQRRNLGASLSTSTNEQITDSSALSRYYCVTTCQPTQPNAQLMLGKPDDRRSVTGADLAHSATERKSLSPQTVSKVKYHLPQQHSSHNKDNNGYSKHQVTTVLETSVANPSSDERGSQRGHNTLSAEPQFISYPPTRQSDQRRSLPLQHREIPQDIRYHGQANNKISPHATPMLHSLSMDAANQNEKTRDTFTEESPEGKQVKRNERFATTLRNEIQMRRAKLQKSKSAAILPSAEGETEEEQDIWKSTESTTPTSADGSFTNTYKDHLKEAQARVLKATSFRRKDLEPVLAENPAAEALPNYPSSALSRKDVPPLPTVTESVISQPGPAAGQVTRIGGRKRFTAEKKVRSFSEPDKIHEVGVKEDLPCNENTSSSLDRQKLFKESGRPGLPNHMPLQSQTLNQGQDISSIISAGDTVKGISREYVEEAQRAPYPAHKPSVLDQQRLGTFAEYEARWNTQKKPAETRASGRYHSADNILDPGPEERTKTTCLHERSRSSPSADMYGQKIPVPGRKSECSQTESKPAELLCTATAFSDRGPSDCKVREKTEEFEHYPAPPPPPMTGANPDCRHRAAPATENHRPTSLSHGVTECALPLPGDPSHNEPPSGARRKTPVLERPPPQRSPEVNTHESSTSSQSEVYTRCSPTTDSNSAFVPTHPAKRDSELGRGLVDKGQGAVHHLSTSNPKPASSPPASSYRSSGPTSMEGQRSPSPQFSPQKLSDRPPVSLHHEDSNRMENVIESQNPAVKKVPIRIVHSEGVTELEKSPYLQHSDPPTVEAEVPGVNRLNSLTAAGQDSVFCAFTRQTEPDRLPAAETDTKSHKDAYMTTIRDPISSSCQQPEPLADEPPSDGTAVITGVTEEQKREELARDIMGKDKSLADILDQSKMKTTMDLMEGIFPQGGQMLEEAHQRRKVPVKQSVTRPAEEREKEDNMAATVAMMTSSTYFSTSAPKAELLIKMKDMQEQQEEEESSEDELDIDLANKKQELIDSLSKKLQVLREARQSLQEDILDNNALGDEVEAQVQQVCKPNELDKFRMFVGDLDKVVSLLLSLSGRLARVENALNSLEEDTTAEEKRTLVEKRKLLIRQHEDAKELKENLDRRESVVYDILANYLQADSMTDYEHFVKMKSALIIEQRKLEDKIKLGDEQLKCLTDSLPIEQRLSF